In the genome of Leopardus geoffroyi isolate Oge1 chromosome B1, O.geoffroyi_Oge1_pat1.0, whole genome shotgun sequence, the window GGATATTGATAATTGGCCCAACATTTATTCTTATCCAGATCGCTGGAGTAGTTTTTCACCTGGAAGATgtagttttttcatttcttagccTCTTCAATATAGGAAAGTACGCTAAAAGGTGGAAAAGGATATCATGTTTCAGTCAAGCATatcccacaaaataaatattatgagaTCTATAGGCCTAGGTAAAAGGTATGCCTTAAacactttttttcaaatataccaAGTAAGGCCAGTCCATTCTGACATAACATCTAATGTTCTACTAGGTTGAAGGAAAAACAAGTGGTAAAAAGAACCAAGCTTTCCACCAAGATATTAATAACTAATAGCATAAATCTTAGCAAAAGGAAAAGGTGGAAATTGTTGATGGTCATTATGTACTAGGGAATAGGGTTCTTGAACATgcttatgtattaatttttctgGTTCTGGTAACTTTTCCTGTTACGTAGTTTTTCACGCACATGTGTGTTTATTACAGGCATCCACAAGTTCAGACCAATGGAAGAAAAGAGCAGCAAAACTTGAATTGAATGAAACCCAAaagcaagaaattaaagaggCCTTTGATTTATTTGATGTTGATGGGTCTGGAACCATAGATGTGAAAGAATTGAAGGTTTTGAAATTACTTctaattctaaaacattttaaaaacaaatctttcagTCTTTAACAGCAGCCTTCTAAAAGCTTGATATAAAGTCTCTTCATTGTGGACACCTACACCTTCAGTGTATGCACCTGCCCCATACTAACAAAATTATATCTTGTTAGgcatttattcttgttttatgaATGAATACAACAAAAACTCTGGGTGTAACAGTAACATATCCTATGGCATAGTGGAATTGGAACCTAGGCCTGCTGACCTGACTTTCTAGGTTTATGCCTAGTCCatagtaaaaaagagaaaatctagtAATTATTAGGTAATTTAAAAGCTAGGAATGAGACCGTGgcatattatttatttgctttctatttcagATTGCAATTCAAGCCTTAGGATTTGacccaaagaaagaagaaattaaaaaaatgatagctgAAATCgacaaagaaggaaatggcacCATTAGTTTCGAAGATTTTTTTGCCATAATGAGTGTAAAAATGGTATagtagtgattttgtttttcaaagaaatacaagCACAAGCaatagccttcttttttttttttttttttttttttttggctggagCAATCAATGAATTGGAACTAGGTCTTTAAAAATGGGTGGGATTTAGATAGAGAGGAATAGCAAGATTAAAGATGTTTTCAGGGTAGTAATAAAGACTGTCCAGTGTGGAGAAGGTtgttaggaaataataaagataaatggctggataaagaaaatggggtCAGCACGTTGAAGCCTTGAGTTCAGCAAACACCTCTTGAGTGCCTATTtttgctaggcactgttctagagaGCATTGGATGAGACAACCTCCCTGTTAGAGCTTACATTTTTTGGTAGTTGGTATCAATTACTGGAGTTAATAGAGATCCATTATCTTTATCACCCTTGCCTCTTCCACTTTAACAAATTCTGAATTCAAATACCCTGAGAGCAGATGTGAGTGCCTTGGAATAATTGTTAAAAGTTAGAACAGTAAATGAACGCAGCTACTTGGCAGATTGCTGCTCTAGACCTCAAACACCCATAAGTCCAATttgatagaataaataaatgaaagattaacgacagttgtttctgtttttaaagagtgAGAAAGAAGAAGTATTGAAGGCTTTCAAattatttgatgatgatgatactgGAAGCATAACACTAAACAATATCAAGAGGGTTGCTAAGGAACTAGGGGACAATTTAACAGATGATGAACTTCAggtaaattttacttatttttataatttttataacttacatgtatatatacaattgtaatttatatatattatatacaattgtaatttatatatattataatttacaaTTATATTCCTTAGATGGACTCaaacacattcaaaataaaatttgcatatatatttgaatattatatcattcatttttaatgatttcacaTACcgtatttacattttgttttataggaAATGCTTGATGAAGCTGATCGTGATAGGGATGGAGAAATAAGTGAGGAAGAATTTTTGAGGATGATGAAAAAGACCACTctttattaatactttttttaatccCTTTGGAAAGTTAATAACTTTGTATTTGTTATACAGTTCCATAATATCTGAATGTATTTGTTGtcaatttctaatttatttgcgCAAATTGGTGTTTTGATGTGTAATCCATGCAAGAAGTTAGGCTTCTATCAACGTGTTGTTAAACATCTACAgcatcaagaaagaaaatataatgatttCTGTGAATTGTGAATCCAAAACCAGTATTAATTCCAACTGCTACTTTTTGGAGTCTCAGCATCTAAagacttagaattttttttaggtttaatgAAACTGAGCCCACATCCAATTGAATTTGGCAAACAGGCTATTACTTTCcccattattttccttttgtgtaactctttaaaaactgataaacatttgatttttaatcAGTTATTTAGATAtgtaaagtattaaataaaattgcCTAGTAATACTTTATTTGCTAGTTTTCTTATTATAAAGAAAGGCACTTATACTACCCAGATTTTCTTGTAAGTTTGACCCTGCAGGTGAGCATTTAATGACTGTCTTGGGAGGTGGTAGGGattttacatatgttatctcAGTTAATATGTTACAACTTGGAAGCTGGTggtattagctccattttactaCATACAAGAAAAGTAAAgttcagagaaatttaaaaattgctcaaTTGCTCATAGATAATAAAACATGGATTATAAATCTTGTATCCTTATGCTTCATTATGAAGCTTTACTATGGATAAAAACTCTCAGggtaattaaatatatattttctaactcATTTAATATTGTGACTCTTgtaattttactttgtttcctaTGAAAGAGCCAATCTATTGAGAAAGGCAGTCTGAAGATACAGTCTTTTGATTCCCCACTGGGTCACACAAGACTGGGTCTTGGGCCCAGAACACTTCTTACCAAGAGACATAGTCTCTATAGCTTGTGCTGGAATTGTCTGAATATCTTTCCACTTCAAACTCAATGTGTACTTTTTCCTGCTTAAGCATTGTGTGTGTTATAGTGCCTGTGTATGTAATATGACACCTGGCCAACTCCACTTTGGAAAGAGGATATACCCTTTGGCGAGGGGTTGCTAAACAACAAGATGGGTCCGTACAGGCCAATTGCCCTAGATCGGCTTCTGGGAGGGACCTCTTGCATGGAAAACTGACATTCACTACTAAAACTGATACTACTtggtcttcatatgagtgaagaaTTGTTCCATCAAGTAGGTGACTGCATTGTGTTTTCCTTGGCAACCAAACTGATACCAAGATGCAATGGCAGAAGCTCTCAGATTTCTGCTCCTGATAATAGGCAACAGATGCCACTTGCTGGACACCCACACTTCCTAAACCTAAGTAATGGTCTTTGGAGCAAGACAGGCTTACAGAAAATGTAACTTTAATTGTCTCACTTAGTTCATTTTTAGCTCACTGAAAGGAAGACTCGATTTTCTTTTGTCaactcaagttttttttaaattggtgctGGAATGGCATATCTATGCTTATGCTCATTAAGTGTTCCACAGGATCTTTAATTCCTAATTATGCAGCATTTCCTTCTatactaaagaaaaatacaactacTAAACATGCTTCATAAGTGAAAATTATGGCCTTTAAGTTgttaaatgatttatatttttaagtgggtaatacacttaaaaatacacatgaacaagttcagagttctaaatagaaGTCTCCTCATCAATCCCAGTTCTCTCAAATACAGAATGTCCTTTATCactatttctattcaacattgtatagAAGTGCTAGTCAGTACATTAAGGCAAGCAGAAAACAGAGaccagaaaggaggaaataaaattctttccatttgcagatgacacatcTATCCATAGTGTATTCAAAAGAATTTAGAGATTGCTGGATGCAAGTTGTTATGCAAATACAAATAGAAGcacaattatatttttacaaaCCAGGTATGAATAATTACAAAGTGAATTTAAGAGACTATTAATagtattacaaatataaaaatcttatgaCTGAATCTAATGAAGACCCACAGGTCTTCAATATCAAAAACTATGAAAGAGTACTGAGAGagattaaagaagacctaaataaatggaggaatgttatgttcatggattggaagactcaatattatatAGATGTCAGTTCTCTTTTTATTGATCTATAGCTATAGTGCAATCAAAATCTTAACCTATGTGAAACTcaacaagctaattctaaaatttctatggaaatcCACGGATCTGATACACACTCAAAGAACAAGGTGAGAGGCTAGCTTACCGGACTATCAAGATTTATTAGAGTCATAGTAAGTAAAATAGTGTagtgttgggggcacctgggtcgctcagtcagttgagcgaatggctcttggtttaggctctggtcatgatctcagagtttgtgagtttgagccccacatcgggctctgtgctggcagtgtagaatcagcttgggattcttcttctctccctctccctctttgcccctctcctgctcatgccgtctctgtctctctcaaaataaacttaaaaaaaatagcatagtGTTCACTAGGATAGACTAATTgacaaatggaatagaacagaaagtcTTGAAACACACTCATTGTATATGCCATTGATTTAAGACACAGGTAACTCTATAGTGGGACATCTTCATTATAATAAATTGTTCCTAGTCAATAggatatccaaaaaaaaaaaaaaataataataaaagaaaacttgatcCCAACCTCacactatacataaaaattaattctaaattatTGTTGATCAAGACATGAAAAGTAAGAATATATCATCATGACCTTGGGGTCAGCTTCCTAATTAGGACACACAAAAACCATTAAGTTTAAGGGAAAACATGATAAAGTGTACTATATTATAAGTAAGCACTTCTCTTCATGAAAGGAGAGAATGAGACATAAGCTACTAattggaaaaagatattttcaataaatatacctGACTAAACACTTGTATGTAGAATATACAACTTGAAAGTTGTTGAAACTTACACTTGTGCTTTTAAAACTTACTGTTTGATATTCCTCCCAACAACAGGAAGAGTTCAACTTTCCCTCCCTCTGAATGTGGGTTGTCcatagtgacttgcttctaaacCAATAGAATGTAGTGGAAGTGACACTGCATGACTTCTGATGATAG includes:
- the LOC123592887 gene encoding centrin-4-like produces the protein MASTSSDQWKKRAAKLELNETQKQEIKEAFDLFDVDGSGTIDVKELKIAIQALGFDPKKEEIKKMIAEIDKEGNGTISFEDFFAIMSVKMSEKEEVLKAFKLFDDDDTGSITLNNIKRVAKELGDNLTDDELQEMLDEADRDRDGEISEEEFLRMMKKTTLY